In Lasioglossum baleicum chromosome 19, iyLasBale1, whole genome shotgun sequence, the following proteins share a genomic window:
- the LOC143218368 gene encoding protein mothers against dpp-like → MGRESGVRANGQLQVSHRKGLPHVIYCRVWRWPDLQSHHELKPLELCQYPFYAKQKEVCINPYHYKRVESPVLPPVLVPRHSEYPPGHSLLPFHQIAEPTMPHNVSYSSSGFNAGSTGGVNSTSPMSSVGSVPSPGSATSLNSQSPYGTNGLPETPPLAYSLPEDGSQPGQSPPPYPMAMDTTGSAEVAPVCYQESPYWASIAYYELNCRVGEVFHCHSHSVIVDGFTNPIYLITRRSPSCSRKALTTASKPSTKCPLLMDGVLNTIDKTSR, encoded by the exons ATGGGCAGAGAAAGCGGTGTCCGCGCTA ACGGCCAACTACAAGTGTCGCATCGTAAGGGTTTGCCACATGTTATTTATTGTCGGGTATGGAGATGGCCGGATTTGCAGTCTCACCATGAACTGAAGCCGCTCGAATTGTGCCAGTACCCTTTCTATGCCAAGCAGAAGGAAGTTTGCATTAATCCCTACCATTATAAAAGAGTGGAGAGTCCGGTACTTCCACCGGTACTGGTCCCTAGACATTCAGAGTATCCCCCTGGACATTCTTTGCTACCGTTTCACCAGATAGCGGAACCGACGATGCCACATAATGTATCTTATTCTTCGAGTGGATTTAATGCTGGATCTACCGGAGGGGTAAATTCAACTTCGCCTATGTCTTCGGTTGGCTCGGTTCCCAGTCCAGGCAGTGCAACATCGCTGAATTCGCAGAGCCCTTATGGTACCAACGGATTACCAGAAACTCCTCCCTTAGCTTATTCGCTGCCCGAAGATGGTTCCCAACCTGGACAGTCACCGCCACCGTATCCAATGGCGATGGACACGACTGGCTCGGCCGAAGTGGCTCCAGTTTGTTATCAAGAATCACCCTATTGGGCCTCTATCGCTTATTACGAGTTAAACTGCAGAGTGGGTGAAGTTTTCCATTGTCACTCCCACTCTGTTATAGTGGACGGCTTCACAAATCCAAT ATATTTAATAACCAGGAGATCGCCCAGTTGCTCTCGCAAAGCGTTAACCACGGCTTCGAAACCGTCTACGA AATGTCCTTTGTTAATGGATGGGGTGCTGAATACCATCGACAAGACGTCACGTTGA
- the LOC143218260 gene encoding LOW QUALITY PROTEIN: protein mothers against dpp-like (The sequence of the model RefSeq protein was modified relative to this genomic sequence to represent the inferred CDS: inserted 1 base in 1 codon), which yields MDDEKGSSSSRPMSSLNSLFSFTSPAVKKLLGWKQGDEEEKWAEKAVSALVKKLKKRKGANEELERALNCPGTPNKCVTIPRSLDGQLQVSHRKGLPHVIYCRVWRWPDLQSHHELKPLELCQYPFSAKQKEVCINPYHYKRVESPVLPPVLVPRHSEYPPGHSLLPFHQIAEPTMPHNVSYSSSGFNAGSTGGVNSTSPMSSVGSVPSPGSATSLNSQSPYGTNGLPETPPLAYSLPEDGSQPGQSPPPYPMAMDTTGSAEVAPVCYQESPYWASIAYYELNCRVGEVFHCHSHSVIVDGFTNPXVNRNTTIEKTRRHIGNGVHLYYVGGEVYAECLSDPALFVQSRNCNHHHGFHPNAVYKIQPGCSLKIFNNQEIAQLLSQSVNHGFETVYELTKMCTIRMSFVNGWGAEYHRQDVTLTPCWTEAHLHGPFTRDTGKKTGTKTSTTVFLTWTMKRDLLAPDLCLR from the exons ATGGACGATGAAAAGGGATCTTCTAGCTCCAGACCTATGTCTTCGTTGAATAGTTTATTTTCGTTCACTAGTCCTGCCGTAAAGAAGTTGCTCGGTTGGAAGCAGGGCGACGAGGAGGAGAAATGGGCAGAGAAAGCGGTGTCCGCGCTAGTGAAAAAGTTAAAGAAAAGAAAGGGCGCGAACGAGGAGCTGGAACGGGCTCTGAATTGTCCTGGTACGCCGAATAAATGCGTCACAATACCGAGAAGCTTAGACGGCCAACTACAAGTGTCGCATCGTAAGGGTTTGCCACATGTTATTTATTGTCGGGTATGGAGATGGCCGGATTTGCAGTCTCACCATGAACTGAAGCCGCTCGAATTGTGCCAGTACCCTTTCTCTGCCAAGCAGAAGGAAGTTTGCATTAATCCCTACCATTATAAAAGAGTGGAGAGTCCGGTACTTCCACCGGTACTGGTCCCTAGACATTCAGAGTATCCCCCTGGACATTCTTTGCTACCGTTTCACCAGATAGCGGAACCGACGATGCCACATAATGTATCTTATTCTTCGAGTGGATTTAATGCTGGATCTACCGGAGGGGTAAATTCAACTTCGCCTATGTCTTCGGTTGGCTCGGTTCCCAGTCCAGGCAGTGCAACATCGCTGAATTCGCAGAGCCCTTATGGTACCAACGGATTACCAGAAACTCCTCCCTTAGCTTATTCGCTGCCCGAAGATGGTTCCCAACCTGGACAGTCACCGCCACCGTATCCAATGGCGATGGACACGACTGGCTCGGCCGAAGTGGCTCCAGTTTGTTATCAAGAATCACCCTATTGGGCCTCTATCGCTTATTACGAGTTAAACTGCAGAGTGGGTGAAGTTTTCCATTGTCACTCCCACTCTGTTATAGTGGACGGCTTCACAAATC ATGTAAATCGGAATACTACTATCGAGAAAACGAGAAGACACATAGGGAACGGAGTGCATCTATATTACGTAGGTGGCGAAGTATACGCGGAATGCCTCTCCGACCCTGCTTTATTCGTCCAATCTagaaattgtaatcaccatCATGGATTTCATCCTAACGCAGTTTATAAGATTCAACCGGGATGTTCGTTGAAGATATTTAATAACCAGGAGATCGCCCAGTTGCTCTCGCAAAGCGTTAACCACGGCTTCGAAACCGTCTACGAGTtaacaaaaatgtgtactatAAG AATGTCCTTTGTTAATGGATGGGGTGCTGAATACCATCGACAAGACGTCACGTTGACTCCGTGTTGGACAGAAGCACATTTACACGGACCCTTTACACGAGACACCGGCAAGAAAACTGGTACTAAAACGAGTACTACAGTATTTTTAACATGGACGATGAAAAGAGATCTTCTAGCTCCAGACCTATGTCTTCGTTGA